One Oncorhynchus nerka isolate Pitt River unplaced genomic scaffold, Oner_Uvic_2.0 unplaced_scaffold_1898, whole genome shotgun sequence genomic region harbors:
- the LOC115128145 gene encoding oocyte zinc finger protein XlCOF6-like, producing the protein MSSLTYSPSEEDVCRTEKEKEDEAVEVEAVTVKEEDVFVKEEEDVTVKEEEEDKNDDAVLGVKEEEEEMTITVKEEEDVFEVKEGEITVTLEEEEEEVGDLINTPGERPDSHNRKSPSDPEKTKPSKPHHCSQCGKSFTWLGNLKSHKRTHTGDKPFNCSQCGKSFTQLGNLKSHEMTHTGEKPFHCSQCGKGFRHAGNLKVHERRHTGEKPYKCSQCEITFSSSGDLRKHERTHSIKRPFQCSQCGKSFTQLGNLQKHERTHTGKKPYHCSDCGKRFTQIGDLKSHELTHTGDKPFHCSQCGKRFPRLGNLKMHERIHTGEKPFHCFLCGKSFTELGTLKKHERTHTGEKPFQCSQCGKSFTQLANMKRHEGTHTGEKPYQCSQCENTFSSSGDLKTHEITHLVERPFQCSQCGKSFTLLGNLQTHERTHTGAKHYCCSDCGKSFTWLGNLKSHERTHTGDKPFHCSQCGKCFTQLGNLKTHEITHTGEKPFHCSQCGKGFRHAGNLKVHERIHTGEKPYQCSQCEMRFFSSGDLKKHERTHSVDRPFQCSHCGKSFTQLRNLQSHERMHTGEKPHHCSDCGKRFTQIGDLKSHELTHTGDKPFQCSQCGKSFPRLGNLKMHERIHTGEKPFHCFLCGKSFTELGTLKKHERTHTGEKPFQCSQCEKSFTQLANMKRHEGTHTGEKPYQCPQCENTYSLLGDLKAHERTHLVERPSQCSQCGKRFPRLGNLKMHERMHTGEKPFQCSHCGIFFARSGTLKMHERLHTGEKPFQCPLCGKSFTELGTLKKHERTHTGDKPFQCSQCGKSFTQLANMKRHEGTHTG; encoded by the exons ATGAGCTCACTAACATACTCCCCCTCTGAAGAAGATGTCTGccggacagagaaagagaaggaagatgAGGCTGTAGAGGTtgaggctgttacagtgaaagaagaagatgtttttgtgaaagaggaggaggatgttactgtgaaagaagaggaggaagataaaAATGACGATGCTGTGTTGGgcgtgaaagaggaagaggaggagatgactatcacagtgaaagaagaggaagacgtttttgaggtgaaggagggggagattactgtcacattggaggaggaagaggaggaggttggAGATCTGATTAACACCC CAGGTGAAAGACCAGACTCTCACAACAGGAAGAGTCCTTCAGACCCAGAGAAGACCAAACCCTCAAAACcacaccactgctcccagtgtggaaagagttttacctggTTAGGGAATCTGAAATCACAtaagcgcacacacacaggagataagCCTTTCAACTGCTCCCAGTGCGGAAAAAGTTTTACGCAGTTAGGGAACTTGAAATCACATGAgatgacacacacaggagagaaacctttccactgctcccagtgtggaaaggggTTTAGACACGCAGGGAACCTGAAAGTGCATGAAAGAcgacacactggagagaagccataTAAATGCTCACAGTGTGAAATAACATTTTCCTCATCCGGGGACCTGAGAAAACATGAGAGAACACACTCTATAAAGAGGCCTTTCCAATGctctcagtgtggaaagagttttacccagtTAGGGAATCTACAAAAGCATGAGAGAACGCACACAGGGAAGAAGCCCTACCATTGCTCAGACTGTGGAAAGAGATTTACCCAGATTGGGGACCTGAAATCACATGagctgacacacacaggagataagCCTTTCcattgctcccagtgtggaaaacGTTTCCCCCGGTTAGGGAACTTGAAAatgcatgagagaatacacacaggagagaagcctttccactgcttcctgtgtggaaagagttttacagaGTTAGGGACACTGAAAAagcatgagaggacacacacaggtgagaagcctttccaatgttcccaatgtggaaagagttttacccagtTAGCGAACATGAAAAGGCATGAaggaacacacactggagagaagccatatcaatgttcccagtgtgaaaatacattttcctcatcaggggacctgaaaacacaTGAGATTACACACTTAGTAGAGAGGCCTTTCCAATGTtctcagtgtggaaagagttttaccctgTTAGGGAATCTACAAACGCAtgaaagaacacacacaggagcgaAGCACTACTGCTGCTcagactgtggaaagagttttacctggTTAGGGAATCTGAAGTCAcatgagcgcacacacacaggagataaacctttccactgctcccagtgtggaaaatGTTTTACCCAGTTAGGGAACCTGAAGACACATGAAattacacacacaggagagaagcctttccactgctcccagtgtggaaaggggTTTAGACATGCAGGGAACCTGAAAGTGCATGAaagaatacacactggagagaagccataTCAATGCTCCCAGTGTGAAATGAGATTTTTCTCATCAGGGGACCTGAAAAAACATGAGAGAACACACTCGGTAGATAGGCCTTTCCAATGCTCCcattgtggaaagagttttacccagtTAAGGAATCTACAATCACATGAGAGAatgcacacaggggagaagccccACCACTGCTCAGACTGTGGAAAAAGATTTACCCAGATTGGGGACCTGAAATCACATGagctgacacacacaggagataagcctttccaatgctcccagtgtggaaaaagTTTTCCCCGGTTAGGGAACTTGAAAatgcatgagagaatacacacaggagagaagcctttccacTGCTTCCTGTGCGGGAAGAGTTTTACAGAGTTAGGGACACTGAAAAagcatgagaggacacacacaggagagaagcctttccaaTGCTCCCAATGTGAAAAGAGTTTTACCCAGTTAGCGAACATGAAAAGGCATGAaggaacacacactggagagaagccataTCAATGCCCCCAGTGTGAAAATACATATTCCTTATTAGGGGACCTGAAAGCACATGAGAGAACACACTTAGTAGAAAGGCCTTCCCAATGCTCTCAGTGTGGAAAACGTTTTCCCCGGTTAGGGAACTTGAAAATGCATGAAAGAatgcacacaggagagaagcctttccaaTGCTCCCATTGTGGAATTTTTTTTGCCCGATCAGGGACATTGAAAATGCATGAGAGattacacacaggagagaagcctttccaatgccccctgtgtggaaagagttttacagaGTTAGGGACACTGAAAAagcatgagaggacacacacaggagataagcctttccaatgctcccaatgtggaaagagttttacccagtTAGCGAACATGAAAAGGCATGAagggacacacacaggatag